The stretch of DNA GAAGGACATAGTGAAACAGGTTGACAGGACTGTGGGCTACCTCCGGGACAGCATCAAGCGCCACAGCCTCTCAGACAGCCTCAACCTGATCATCACATCCGACCACGGCATGACGACAGTCAACCAGAAAGCCAGCGACTTGGTGGAGTTCCACAAGTTCCCCAACTTCACCTTCAAGGACATCGAGTTCGAGCTCTTAGACTACGGGCCCAATGGGATGCTGATCCCCAAGGAAGGGATGCTGGAGAAGGTGTACAGCGTCCTCAAGGATGCCCACCCCAGGCTGCACGTGTACAAGAAGGAAGATTTCCCCAAGAGCTTCCACTACGCCAACAACTCGAGGATCACGTCCCTGCTCATGTACAGTGACCTCGGCTACGTCATCCATGGGGTCAGTGGGCTGCTGCACGGCTTGTGGGTGGCACCCTGATTCTATCTACCCCCTAGTGGGTGTCGTCAGCCACCCATGGGGCACACTCAGCACTATGCAACAGGAGTATGtgttgtgttatgtgtgtgtgtgtatgtgtatgtgtgtgtgtgcacacatgcgcaggCTTCAGGTAAGTGTGAGAAGCCCAGGCTCAAGGGTGGCATGGGGGAAAGGACAGAAAACAGAGCCCATACCAGAGAGGAAATCCTAGATGCAGCACAAATGGGCACACCCTGAACCATGGACGCAGGCTAACATCTCTACCCCACTCAGTGTCATAGGGTCTTCACCTGGTCCACAGTTATTCAGTGAGACTTCATCTTTGGGGTCCCAGAACTCATAGGAATCTAGAGGCCATCTTACCACACATGGCAAACTTTCCCTAAGGTCATCCACCCACACAGGGGCCAACCCATGGGGGAGCAGGAAAAGATTGATAAGGAGGTACTGGGGACAGCGTGGTCCCCACTCATGACCCCGAATCCTTGGTCCTCCCTGCAGAGAGTGAACGTCCAGTTCAACAAGGGTGAGCATGGTTTCGACAACCAAAACATGGATATGAAGACCATCTTCCGGGCTGTGGGTCCCAGCTTCAAGGCAGGCCTGGAGGTGGAGCCCTTTGAGAGCATCCATGTGTACGAGCTCATGTGTCAGCTGCTTGGCATTGTTCCCGAGCCCAACGATGGGCATCCTGGCACCCTGCAACCCATGCTTCAATCAGGTGAGGCAGGGACGCCCCTCCTCTGGGGCCCGTGCTGACGTAGGCACACCCGTGAGCTTACAAGCCCATAACCAGGCCACCATACACACCCCAAGGGGGTTGTTGAGAGAAACCTGGGGGTTTGTGGAGACAGCTGGGGCCCCTGGTCCTCCAGAAGCCCATGGAGTTGAGATAGAATCCTCTCCATCTCTCAACGAGCCTTCTGTCTTTCCAGGGTCCGCTCTCCCACTCAGTGGTGGGCTCCGCTTGATGATGATGTTGCTGGGGATCCTGATGGTTCTGGCCAATACATAGCACCCCCACTCAGTCAAGTTCAGAGGCCCAGAAGGCCGAGGAGGCTCAAAGGATGAAGCCAAGACTCTGCTTCCTACTTCTCAGTCTAAAGGACAcctccctgccctctgcccttcctctccccaaCTTCACCCACTCTAGTATAGTACAGAATGCAGCTTCTGGATTATTCCACCATGCTAGTGACCCCCTCCAGCCTGGAAGCCAGAGAACTACTCTTGAGATCCCTTCAGCACAGGCTTGGAGGACATCTCTACAAAGCAGACAGGCCACCAGATCCTGTCCGCATCATCCTCCAGATGCCTCTACCCAAAGTCAGCTACTCCTTCCTGCCACCACCCAGAGCTTCAGTGGAGAGGACCTCACCCTCACACAGAGCTGGCTTGAGAAGAACACCCAGGGAGCCAGCCTCACTCTGAGGACAT from Microtus ochrogaster isolate Prairie Vole_2 chromosome 7, MicOch1.0, whole genome shotgun sequence encodes:
- the Enpp7 gene encoding ectonucleotide pyrophosphatase/phosphodiesterase family member 7, which encodes MEHPAVLLTVALAILACGTGAPLQKPHKLLLVSFDGFRWNYDQDVDTPNLDAMAQEGVKARYMTPAFVTLTSPCHFTLVTGKYIENHGVVHNMFYNTTTKVRWPYHTTLGITNWWDNGSIPIWITAQRQGLKTGSFFYPGGNVTYQGEAVTMSRKEGIFHNYKNETEWRENVDTVMKWFTEEDVALVTLYFGEPDSTGHKYGPESQERKDIVKQVDRTVGYLRDSIKRHSLSDSLNLIITSDHGMTTVNQKASDLVEFHKFPNFTFKDIEFELLDYGPNGMLIPKEGMLEKVYSVLKDAHPRLHVYKKEDFPKSFHYANNSRITSLLMYSDLGYVIHGRVNVQFNKGEHGFDNQNMDMKTIFRAVGPSFKAGLEVEPFESIHVYELMCQLLGIVPEPNDGHPGTLQPMLQSGSALPLSGGLRLMMMLLGILMVLANT